One Deltaproteobacteria bacterium DNA window includes the following coding sequences:
- a CDS encoding ATP-binding protein, whose amino-acid sequence MDATRSSKASNCRKIAVIGPESSGKTTLCQQLATHYRALWVPEYARAYAINKQGALTAADVEPIARGHWAQVVAMEKKASHYLFVDTDAAMTVFYAETLYGSCPASVKDLADQCEYDLYLLLCPDLPWQPDPVRSSPDTRDQVIEFYEHRLVGQSVVLISGVGQARFDAACKAIDEAKISVCHP is encoded by the coding sequence GTGGATGCAACAAGAAGCAGTAAAGCATCAAATTGTCGCAAAATTGCCGTTATCGGGCCGGAGTCGTCTGGAAAGACCACGCTGTGTCAACAATTAGCCACCCATTACAGGGCGCTGTGGGTCCCTGAATATGCGCGCGCCTATGCTATAAATAAGCAAGGCGCACTGACTGCTGCCGACGTGGAACCTATCGCTCGTGGTCACTGGGCGCAAGTAGTGGCTATGGAAAAAAAGGCCAGTCATTATTTATTCGTAGACACCGATGCTGCTATGACGGTTTTCTATGCGGAAACGCTGTATGGCAGCTGTCCTGCGTCAGTCAAAGATCTTGCAGACCAATGTGAATACGATTTGTATCTCTTGCTATGTCCAGATTTACCGTGGCAACCTGACCCAGTGAGATCGTCTCCTGATACGCGTGATCAGGTCATCGAATTCTATGAGCATAGGCTTGTTGGTCAGTCCGTGGTTTTAATCAGCGGTGTCGGCCAGGCGCGCTTTGACGCAGCATGCAAAGCCATTGATGAAGCCAAAATATCGGTGTGCCACCCCTAG
- a CDS encoding ATP-binding protein, with the protein MAKNLANLELLRPFNFWQPGERAARGISRSYYLSSLQSFTKTDALIVVSGQRRSGKSYILRQYIDILTAQGVPPEDILYLNFFLDDLSPLKSGKEFKRVLAAWETEVASHGQKRRYLIIDEVTELEGWQQLVASLLEHPKKSYKVVIAGSNSQVLSDDLPNELRGRYYLLHVFPFGFDEFCTARGLSPDQPTAFAEYLEVGGMPEAVLAPDIHARANLLTQIRHSTVKKDVIDRYQADTDLVDRIVNYSRQTYGTQLSIKRVTEQLKGAGARTTEATVRDHLQWLQNVYWIDRAAVYSARTSDLLRKAEHKYYLGDHGFAYDARNNLGRLLENVIYNELRRAQFEVQTYHGYHQGKSFEIDFMATRGQRVLFVQVAWNIGDPMLDNTAYLREFGNFSKLGRHEGEKLVVTVDTRRYDAAGILHLQPHDFIRHLHL; encoded by the coding sequence TTGGCTAAGAACCTAGCAAATCTCGAACTATTGCGGCCGTTTAACTTCTGGCAACCCGGAGAGCGGGCGGCGCGAGGAATATCCCGAAGCTACTACCTGAGCTCGCTGCAGTCGTTTACTAAAACTGATGCTCTCATTGTCGTATCGGGCCAGCGCCGCTCCGGTAAGAGCTACATTCTTCGTCAATATATCGATATTTTGACTGCCCAAGGCGTGCCACCGGAAGACATTCTCTACCTCAATTTCTTCCTAGATGATTTGAGCCCGTTAAAGTCTGGCAAGGAATTTAAGAGGGTTCTTGCCGCATGGGAAACAGAGGTTGCCAGCCATGGCCAAAAGCGTCGCTACTTGATCATCGATGAAGTGACAGAACTCGAAGGCTGGCAGCAGCTCGTCGCCAGCCTACTCGAGCATCCGAAGAAAAGTTATAAGGTCGTCATAGCTGGCTCTAACTCCCAAGTGCTGTCTGACGATCTACCGAATGAGCTACGCGGTCGCTACTATTTGCTGCATGTTTTCCCGTTTGGGTTCGACGAATTCTGCACAGCACGCGGCCTGTCACCGGATCAGCCAACCGCGTTTGCAGAGTATCTGGAGGTTGGAGGGATGCCCGAGGCGGTGCTGGCTCCCGACATCCACGCACGAGCCAACCTTCTTACCCAGATTCGCCATTCAACGGTTAAAAAGGACGTAATCGATCGCTATCAAGCAGACACGGATCTAGTGGATCGCATAGTCAATTACAGCCGACAAACCTATGGTACCCAGCTATCTATCAAGCGCGTCACTGAGCAACTCAAGGGAGCTGGTGCCAGGACGACTGAGGCGACGGTTCGCGATCACCTGCAATGGTTGCAAAACGTCTATTGGATCGATCGAGCCGCGGTCTATTCCGCTCGAACCAGCGATCTATTGAGAAAGGCGGAACACAAATATTATCTTGGCGATCATGGCTTTGCTTATGACGCAAGGAACAACCTCGGCCGACTTTTGGAGAACGTCATTTACAACGAACTCAGGCGAGCGCAGTTTGAGGTACAAACCTATCACGGGTATCACCAGGGTAAGTCTTTTGAAATTGATTTCATGGCAACTCGAGGCCAGCGAGTGCTGTTCGTACAAGTAGCATGGAACATCGGTGATCCCATGCTGGACAACACCGCCTACCTACGTGAGTTCGGCAATTTCTCCAAACTGGGGCGGCACGAAGGAGAAAAGCTCGTCGTTACGGTCGACACGCGGCGCTACGATGCCGCCGGGATATTACACCTGCAGCCTCATGACTTCATCCGCCACCTGCACTTATAA
- a CDS encoding iron-containing alcohol dehydrogenase yields the protein MAVVQYNYPTIIKFGAGAIKLAPDALKQRGLKRPLIVTDKALAPLPMITDLAASLERAGLIPSVYAGVFGNPTEIQVKGGVKAYHEHGADSLVIVGGGAPLDVGKAVALMVNHPGQLFDYEDGKPDARPVDQPVPFMITVPTTSGTGSEVGRSSVVSDDHTHAKKIIFDPKLLPPLVLADPELTYGLPAAVTAAVGFDALTHNIEAFLAKGNHPMADGIALEGVRLVAQHLVKAVRNPTDYEARAGMQQASLMGAVAFQKGLGVTHSCAHALSTVYDTHHGLANALMLNACMEFNLSAVPERLARLGQVVGIKSLDQAALAKGFIDWLAALKKEVGLPSGLAAIGAKTTDTLLDFAVADPCHGSNPRPVTREDFVKLYARAQ from the coding sequence ATGGCTGTTGTCCAGTACAACTACCCGACGATCATCAAATTCGGTGCTGGAGCGATTAAATTGGCGCCAGACGCATTGAAGCAGCGTGGTCTGAAGCGTCCTCTCATCGTTACGGATAAGGCATTAGCGCCGCTACCGATGATCACAGATTTAGCCGCGAGTTTAGAACGAGCTGGGCTCATACCTTCCGTATATGCGGGCGTTTTTGGTAACCCTACGGAGATCCAAGTTAAGGGCGGGGTCAAGGCCTACCATGAGCACGGTGCCGACAGTTTGGTGATCGTTGGCGGCGGAGCCCCTCTCGATGTGGGTAAAGCCGTCGCGCTGATGGTGAATCATCCGGGGCAACTCTTTGACTATGAGGACGGCAAGCCCGACGCCCGACCCGTGGATCAACCGGTACCATTTATGATTACTGTGCCGACTACCTCGGGCACTGGTAGTGAGGTCGGTCGCTCTTCCGTCGTATCGGATGACCATACGCATGCGAAGAAGATCATTTTTGATCCCAAGCTACTACCACCGCTGGTATTAGCTGATCCAGAGCTGACCTATGGACTACCAGCTGCTGTGACGGCAGCAGTTGGCTTTGACGCCCTCACGCATAATATTGAGGCGTTCCTCGCTAAGGGTAACCATCCGATGGCCGACGGTATCGCCCTCGAAGGCGTGCGTCTCGTGGCGCAGCATCTAGTCAAGGCAGTACGCAACCCCACCGACTATGAAGCGCGTGCAGGCATGCAGCAGGCCTCGCTTATGGGCGCAGTTGCTTTCCAAAAAGGCCTCGGTGTGACGCACTCCTGTGCCCACGCCTTGTCGACGGTCTATGATACCCATCACGGACTTGCTAATGCGCTCATGCTCAACGCCTGCATGGAATTTAACCTCAGCGCAGTGCCGGAGCGTTTGGCACGACTCGGTCAAGTGGTCGGCATCAAGTCGTTGGATCAAGCGGCGTTAGCCAAGGGCTTTATCGACTGGTTGGCTGCTCTCAAAAAAGAGGTGGGACTACCATCGGGGCTGGCCGCCATTGGTGCCAAGACTACGGATACCCTACTTGATTTTGCGGTCGCAGATCCCTGTCACGGCAGTAACCCGCGTCCTGTGACGCGCGAGGATTTTGTAAAACTGTACGCTCGGGCACAGTAG
- a CDS encoding glutamine synthetase, translating to MSKPEDVIKQIRRSEATKVKVAITDLDGVLRGKVMHVDKFLSAAESGFGFCNVVFGWDSSDQAYDNVEYTGWHTGYPDAKVNLDLSTFRTIPWDQNMPFFLGDFVDDQDRPLAICPRQLLKQILAQAEVAGMYPMVGVEFEWFNFRETPLTLAEKGHARPEPLTPGMFGYSLMRSGYEREFFNALYDQMGEFDVPIEGLHTETGPGVYEAAIVAAEALESADRAVLFKAGAKEIANRFGFTASFMARWNNQLPGCSGHLHQSLRNADNVNLFYDATDPLRMSATFKSYLAGQMRCLPEILPLFAPTVNSYKRLVEGFWAPTRVTWGRDNRTVCMRVIPGSEKSTRLELRIGGADINPYLGIAAAIAAGLYGIENKLELTEPMTQGSGYLAKHATRLPRNLAEATEAFAKSAIARELFGDKFVDHYAATRMWEWQQYQKAITDWELKRYFEII from the coding sequence ATGAGTAAGCCGGAAGACGTTATCAAGCAGATTCGCCGATCAGAAGCGACCAAAGTCAAAGTTGCCATCACCGATCTTGACGGCGTCCTGCGCGGCAAAGTGATGCACGTCGATAAATTTTTGAGTGCAGCTGAGTCTGGATTTGGCTTTTGCAACGTGGTCTTCGGCTGGGACAGCTCCGATCAAGCCTATGACAATGTTGAGTACACGGGGTGGCATACCGGCTATCCCGACGCCAAGGTCAACCTGGATCTCTCGACTTTCAGGACGATTCCTTGGGATCAAAATATGCCGTTCTTCCTCGGCGATTTTGTCGATGATCAGGACCGGCCCTTGGCCATCTGTCCACGGCAGCTCCTCAAGCAGATCTTGGCGCAGGCCGAGGTCGCAGGCATGTATCCCATGGTTGGTGTGGAGTTTGAGTGGTTCAACTTCCGCGAGACCCCGCTAACTCTAGCGGAGAAGGGTCACGCGAGGCCCGAGCCGTTGACTCCAGGGATGTTTGGCTACTCACTGATGCGCTCAGGTTATGAGCGAGAGTTTTTTAACGCACTGTACGATCAGATGGGCGAATTCGATGTGCCGATCGAGGGTCTTCATACCGAGACGGGTCCCGGCGTCTACGAGGCAGCCATAGTCGCGGCCGAGGCCTTGGAGTCGGCTGACCGTGCGGTGCTTTTTAAGGCAGGGGCGAAAGAGATCGCCAACCGTTTTGGCTTCACAGCATCGTTCATGGCGCGGTGGAATAACCAACTGCCGGGCTGCAGTGGTCACTTGCATCAGAGTTTGCGTAATGCGGACAACGTCAATTTGTTTTACGACGCGACGGATCCACTGCGCATGAGCGCCACGTTTAAGAGCTACCTGGCAGGTCAAATGCGCTGTCTTCCGGAAATCTTGCCGCTCTTTGCGCCGACGGTAAATAGCTATAAACGTCTGGTAGAGGGCTTCTGGGCACCGACACGCGTAACCTGGGGGCGTGACAACCGGACGGTCTGTATGCGGGTCATTCCGGGTAGCGAAAAATCGACGCGCCTTGAGCTCCGCATTGGTGGAGCTGATATCAATCCTTATCTTGGTATTGCAGCGGCCATCGCCGCAGGTCTCTACGGCATTGAGAACAAACTCGAACTAACTGAGCCTATGACTCAGGGTAGTGGCTATTTGGCTAAGCATGCGACACGTCTCCCCCGTAACCTGGCTGAGGCTACCGAAGCCTTTGCCAAGTCAGCGATCGCTCGCGAGCTCTTTGGCGATAAGTTTGTCGATCATTATGCGGCAACGCGTATGTGGGAATGGCAGCAGTATCAGAAGGCAATCACTGACTGGGAACTTAAGCGCTACTTCGAAATCATCTAA
- a CDS encoding amino acid racemase: MKPKYRCATPRRRSHAMMRATAQVQSPTLGLIGGLSYHSTLIYYQKLNEGFASIFGSDRSAPLLIYSHDFGMIGRSQANGQWKEVERQIVNSALLLTQSGCEALVIASNTIHKFVRVIESSTQRPVLHMGSAIASALAKNASHRVGFLGTRPTMEEPFLKRRIQESAGVELCIPTRPERDEIHRVIWERLVRGCVDDQDRQAFQAFCDDWASRERLDSIVLSCTELGLLGLKERGFRIFDSLDAHVDYALQFYQERSNQFISD; this comes from the coding sequence ATGAAGCCAAAATATCGGTGTGCCACCCCTAGGCGGAGATCTCATGCGATGATGCGCGCCACGGCACAAGTGCAAAGTCCTACTCTTGGTCTGATAGGCGGTCTCAGTTACCATTCGACGCTTATTTACTATCAAAAGTTGAACGAAGGATTTGCCTCCATCTTTGGTAGCGACCGTTCTGCTCCACTTCTGATTTACTCCCACGATTTTGGAATGATTGGACGCTCACAAGCTAATGGTCAATGGAAAGAAGTTGAGCGTCAGATCGTAAACTCTGCGCTTCTACTCACCCAAAGTGGCTGCGAAGCGCTGGTGATCGCTAGCAATACGATTCACAAATTTGTGCGCGTCATCGAATCTTCTACGCAGCGTCCTGTCTTGCACATGGGATCTGCCATTGCCTCAGCGCTCGCGAAAAATGCGAGTCACCGCGTGGGCTTTTTGGGGACAAGGCCGACGATGGAGGAACCTTTTCTCAAGCGTCGTATTCAAGAATCTGCCGGTGTCGAGCTTTGCATACCCACGCGACCCGAACGCGACGAGATCCATAGAGTGATTTGGGAGCGTTTGGTTCGTGGCTGTGTCGATGATCAGGATCGCCAGGCATTTCAGGCTTTTTGTGACGACTGGGCTAGCCGCGAGAGGCTCGATAGTATTGTGCTATCCTGCACAGAGCTCGGCCTCTTAGGTCTAAAGGAGCGGGGATTTCGTATTTTTGATAGTTTAGATGCGCACGTGGACTATGCGCTGCAATTTTACCAAGAACGGTCAAATCAATTTATTTCTGACTAA
- a CDS encoding cytochrome ubiquinol oxidase subunit I — protein MTDLLAARLQMALSLGFHIIFAAIGVAMPVLMATSYREYLRTGNAEAKQLTKAWSKGVAIFFAVGAVSGTALSFELGLLWPGFMKYAGPIIGMPFSWEGTAFFLEAIALGIFLYGWDKLQPKLHWLSAVAVGIAGITSAMFVICANGWMNSPAGFTWNGGQPTDVDPWAAMFNDAAFLQGLHMVIASFQAVGCAVAGCHAWLYLKRKHRIHEKGLKIAFVVAAFSSIAQPILGDLSAKSVAKRQPAKLAAMEAHFETSRGAPLLLGGLPDEVAGETRYAIKVPKMLSMLAYGDFEAEVKGLNDFPATERPPVAVTHIAFQIMVAIGTLLAGVGVIGLWLLKYRPKGFMNPLWLKILVFLTPTGFIAIEAGWIVTEVGRQPWIIYGYLRTADALTRRPGVTYTLALYAALYSILTIVVAVLLTRQFSLLDRDLSTSDSAKE, from the coding sequence ATGACCGATTTACTAGCCGCTCGGCTACAAATGGCACTCAGCCTAGGGTTTCACATAATCTTTGCTGCAATCGGTGTTGCGATGCCGGTACTAATGGCGACTTCGTATCGGGAGTATTTACGCACGGGCAACGCAGAGGCCAAGCAATTGACAAAGGCCTGGTCCAAAGGTGTAGCGATTTTTTTCGCTGTGGGAGCAGTTTCTGGGACAGCCTTATCGTTTGAATTAGGTCTCCTTTGGCCTGGATTCATGAAGTATGCTGGTCCAATTATTGGTATGCCTTTTTCATGGGAGGGCACTGCTTTTTTTCTCGAAGCGATTGCTCTTGGTATCTTCCTATATGGTTGGGATAAGCTGCAGCCTAAGCTGCATTGGCTCAGTGCCGTCGCCGTGGGCATTGCCGGAATTACTTCCGCTATGTTTGTAATATGTGCCAACGGATGGATGAACAGCCCTGCCGGATTTACTTGGAATGGAGGGCAGCCAACCGATGTTGATCCATGGGCCGCAATGTTTAATGATGCTGCCTTTTTACAGGGTCTACATATGGTTATAGCCTCGTTCCAAGCGGTTGGATGTGCAGTTGCTGGCTGCCATGCTTGGCTGTATCTAAAGCGAAAGCATAGGATCCATGAAAAGGGGCTAAAGATTGCATTTGTGGTCGCCGCCTTCAGCTCAATAGCTCAACCAATCCTTGGCGATCTATCTGCCAAAAGTGTCGCTAAACGCCAACCGGCTAAACTTGCCGCGATGGAGGCACATTTTGAAACGTCGAGAGGCGCTCCGCTTCTTTTAGGTGGCTTACCCGACGAAGTAGCCGGCGAAACACGGTATGCCATAAAGGTCCCCAAAATGCTGAGTATGCTTGCATACGGTGATTTCGAGGCCGAAGTTAAGGGGCTTAATGATTTCCCCGCTACTGAAAGGCCCCCGGTAGCGGTCACTCACATTGCTTTTCAAATAATGGTTGCAATCGGCACACTACTCGCAGGAGTCGGGGTCATCGGGTTGTGGCTTCTCAAATACCGACCAAAAGGGTTCATGAATCCATTATGGCTAAAGATATTAGTTTTTCTGACCCCAACAGGATTTATCGCGATTGAGGCCGGTTGGATCGTTACCGAGGTAGGACGGCAGCCTTGGATAATTTATGGGTACCTGCGAACAGCTGACGCTTTGACCCGAAGACCTGGTGTGACTTACACACTCGCGTTGTACGCTGCCCTTTACTCCATCCTAACCATAGTAGTGGCCGTACTTTTAACACGGCAATTTAGCCTTCTCGATCGCGATCTTAGTACTAGCGATTCAGCTAAGGAGTGA
- a CDS encoding cytochrome d ubiquinol oxidase subunit II, translated as MALSTLGNTVFLAIALVFYILFGGADFGAGILELFSRGDQRRAHRDLIASAIAPVWEANHIWLILVVVILFVGFPEIYLELTSWLFIPLMCLLVGIILRGCAFTFRHYDTLTPRLEGLYAWTYSLSSLWSAFFLGILAGAPIAGTINPLAASFQDAYVTPWCNPLCFSIGLFTVSICTMLASVYLVAEANEGQMTAHFRKRARYAALLTLATGALVFIAARYYSSALFNNFTTSYTSILAFAIATVLLAPMWWSLELRPSPTVLRITSGVIVTLVLVGWYGAHFPIAIYYSATSNTPNLTFQAAASQLPTQNSLFSALIIGVIIIFPALFILLKIFKSATFKTKSEAN; from the coding sequence ATGGCTCTTTCGACCTTGGGTAACACAGTATTTTTAGCTATCGCACTTGTTTTTTACATCCTATTCGGAGGCGCTGACTTTGGTGCCGGCATTTTGGAACTTTTCAGTCGCGGCGATCAGCGACGAGCACACCGTGACCTGATTGCGTCCGCGATTGCACCTGTTTGGGAAGCTAACCATATCTGGCTAATTCTGGTAGTCGTCATCCTTTTCGTCGGATTTCCAGAAATATACTTAGAATTAACTTCATGGTTATTTATTCCCCTCATGTGCCTGCTAGTCGGCATCATCCTAAGAGGATGCGCTTTTACCTTCCGACATTACGATACGCTGACTCCGCGCTTGGAAGGGCTCTACGCTTGGACTTACTCACTGTCTAGCTTATGGTCAGCTTTTTTCCTGGGAATATTGGCGGGAGCACCGATAGCCGGGACCATAAACCCTCTGGCGGCAAGTTTTCAAGATGCCTACGTCACTCCGTGGTGTAACCCACTTTGCTTTTCTATCGGTTTATTTACGGTATCAATTTGCACCATGCTTGCATCTGTATATCTCGTGGCGGAGGCCAATGAGGGACAGATGACAGCACACTTTCGCAAGCGCGCTAGGTATGCTGCTTTGCTCACTCTCGCCACTGGCGCGCTAGTGTTTATCGCCGCCCGATACTATAGCTCAGCACTTTTCAACAACTTTACGACAAGTTATACGAGCATATTAGCATTCGCAATCGCGACCGTGTTGCTAGCTCCTATGTGGTGGTCACTTGAACTTCGACCTAGCCCTACAGTCCTTCGGATCACGAGCGGAGTCATAGTTACCCTAGTGTTGGTTGGATGGTACGGCGCTCACTTTCCGATCGCTATTTATTACAGTGCGACAAGTAACACCCCCAACTTGACGTTTCAAGCTGCAGCATCACAGCTTCCTACTCAAAATTCGTTGTTCTCTGCACTAATAATAGGTGTGATCATTATTTTTCCTGCGTTATTCATTTTATTAAAAATATTTAAAAGTGCCACGTTCAAAACTAAATCTGAGGCGAATTGA
- a CDS encoding aldehyde dehydrogenase family protein: MLEIINPATEAVITKLETDTQATIAKKFAAAKTAQGAWRATSYADRARIVERFRQLLADNREESARILTSEVGKPLAQARNEVNGTLGRLDFYLSETAARLREPVVLHDQASGMTERIGYEPLGVVANISAWNYPYFVGSNVFVPALLTGSAVLYKPSEFATLTGRHIEKLWREAGLHEALFQSLVGGGEVGGWLLDQPVDGVFFTGSYATGKRIIEKVAGRMIRVQLELGGKDPVYIRPDVDVKAAAEGTADGAFYNAGQSCCAVERIYVHKDIYESFVAHFVAFAKTLKSGDPTAEGVYLGPLARKPQLAVLEDQVRDAVKKGAKVLLGGERPQSGKGYYYPATVLTEVNHSMAIMRDESFGPVIGIQKVASDDEALKLMNDSEYGLTAGVYTRDAACASKFMAELNAGSVYWNCCDRVSPRLPWSGRGHSGIGSTLSVLGIDTFLKPKAWHLRLPT; this comes from the coding sequence ATGCTAGAGATTATCAATCCGGCTACCGAAGCAGTAATCACCAAGCTCGAAACTGACACCCAGGCGACGATCGCCAAAAAGTTTGCTGCCGCTAAGACGGCCCAGGGTGCTTGGCGTGCTACGAGTTATGCGGACCGCGCACGTATTGTAGAGCGCTTCCGTCAGTTGCTCGCGGATAATCGTGAAGAAAGTGCGCGTATCCTAACCAGCGAAGTCGGAAAGCCACTGGCGCAGGCGCGCAACGAGGTTAATGGGACCCTAGGGCGCCTGGATTTCTATCTCAGCGAGACTGCAGCGCGGCTCCGTGAGCCAGTGGTCCTTCATGATCAAGCTAGCGGCATGACCGAGCGGATCGGTTATGAGCCCCTCGGCGTCGTCGCCAACATCTCGGCTTGGAATTATCCCTATTTTGTCGGTAGCAATGTCTTTGTGCCAGCGCTCCTCACTGGCAGCGCCGTGCTCTATAAGCCCTCTGAATTTGCCACCTTGACGGGGCGTCACATTGAGAAATTGTGGCGTGAGGCAGGTCTCCATGAAGCGCTTTTCCAGAGTTTGGTTGGTGGGGGGGAGGTTGGCGGATGGTTGCTCGATCAGCCAGTGGACGGTGTCTTCTTCACCGGTTCTTACGCCACCGGTAAACGCATCATCGAGAAGGTAGCGGGTCGCATGATACGCGTGCAGCTAGAACTAGGCGGTAAAGACCCAGTCTATATCCGTCCGGATGTCGACGTTAAGGCGGCAGCTGAGGGCACGGCCGACGGTGCCTTCTACAATGCTGGGCAGAGTTGCTGTGCGGTTGAGCGCATCTATGTGCATAAGGACATCTATGAGTCCTTCGTGGCGCATTTTGTGGCTTTTGCTAAGACTCTTAAGAGTGGTGATCCAACGGCCGAGGGCGTGTATCTCGGCCCGCTTGCTCGCAAGCCACAGCTTGCCGTGCTTGAAGATCAAGTGCGCGATGCCGTCAAAAAAGGTGCCAAAGTACTCCTCGGTGGCGAGCGTCCTCAGAGTGGTAAGGGCTACTACTATCCAGCCACAGTGTTGACCGAGGTCAATCACTCTATGGCCATCATGCGAGATGAATCTTTTGGACCGGTGATCGGCATTCAAAAAGTCGCAAGTGACGACGAAGCCTTAAAACTTATGAACGACTCTGAGTACGGCCTAACGGCAGGGGTTTATACGCGGGACGCTGCTTGCGCCTCTAAATTCATGGCGGAGCTCAATGCCGGTAGCGTCTATTGGAATTGCTGCGACCGCGTGAGTCCACGCTTGCCGTGGAGTGGACGTGGTCACTCGGGCATTGGATCGACGCTGTCAGTGCTTGGCATCGATACCTTCCTGAAACCTAAGGCTTGGCATTTGAGGTTACCAACATGA
- a CDS encoding gamma-glutamyl-gamma-aminobutyrate hydrolase family protein: MATKRLRVGFSANIYQPDFSRMAYKGRRLLYLEEGMAHWVMKAGAFACLLPTVPDVADATSVEDLVAELDAVIITGGADMAPESYGEKPLRPDWSGDKHRDDYEIAIIRAALKLDKPLLGICRGHQVLNVAMGGTLYQDVRTQVSNSLHHRIYDVYEGNHHEVHLEAGGELARLFGVQKGHINSVHHQAVKDLAPGMVVEARCPHDGVVEAIRLKDGSGAFMIGLQWHPELQHKHESTLLSPEPVLQALLQAARTRKD; this comes from the coding sequence ATGGCCACTAAAAGACTGCGCGTTGGGTTTAGCGCCAATATCTATCAGCCAGACTTTTCCAGAATGGCTTACAAGGGGCGCCGCCTCCTCTATTTAGAGGAGGGGATGGCCCATTGGGTGATGAAGGCAGGAGCTTTTGCCTGCCTTTTACCCACCGTGCCAGATGTGGCCGATGCGACGAGCGTTGAAGATCTTGTGGCTGAGCTCGACGCTGTGATCATCACCGGCGGTGCTGACATGGCGCCTGAGTCCTATGGGGAAAAGCCCCTGCGTCCTGATTGGTCAGGTGATAAACATCGCGACGACTACGAGATCGCGATCATCAGGGCAGCACTCAAGCTGGATAAACCCTTGCTCGGCATCTGCCGTGGTCACCAGGTGCTTAATGTCGCGATGGGTGGGACTCTGTACCAAGACGTGCGGACGCAGGTGTCTAATTCTTTGCATCACAGAATTTATGATGTCTATGAGGGTAACCATCACGAGGTGCACCTAGAGGCCGGTGGTGAACTGGCGCGCCTGTTTGGGGTGCAGAAGGGGCACATCAACAGTGTGCACCATCAAGCGGTCAAGGACTTAGCGCCTGGGATGGTGGTCGAGGCACGCTGTCCGCATGACGGTGTAGTTGAGGCCATCCGGCTCAAGGACGGCAGTGGTGCGTTCATGATCGGACTTCAGTGGCATCCTGAGTTGCAGCATAAACATGAGTCGACGCTCCTTAGCCCCGAGCCTGTGCTGCAGGCTTTGCTGCAAGCGGCGCGCACAAGAAAGGACTGA